One Chiloscyllium plagiosum isolate BGI_BamShark_2017 chromosome 34, ASM401019v2, whole genome shotgun sequence genomic window carries:
- the LOC122540114 gene encoding butyrophilin-like protein 9: MRLLLIFYLLLQFQNTRMETLKDLIIVRHESVVGVKEGHRFTAFCRLSNIVSESGTFDIEWERTTNGHTLERVLHHSLTPNEEVVQYLSEKVKTRVRESYLNASFSILRLNPTLLEDSGKYFCSVNGLKSLTITLVVCVPFKDIFVDYEPKEVVEGSKVSINCAAKKGFPEPLVQWIAADDDITKEAITVMEKLPDKTFGIKSSLVVNVKKGVKYICSIWNKYIENLLVDWVLPLPGVTVATPYKNMVGLAGSSVELICDVSIPENDPVTIANLGFYWVKKNSNSKEHLVYAFINEEEDLAGQDPRFVDRAFLYWEDFLNGSPDLKIKDVTIEDMGEYICRVKRNDKIIDEDLLELRVATPYSEPIITYGQHSSNFRNVFLICTTKGGFPLGNISWLADNGKDITSRAKTVITLSDRYFDFRSGLHVSVAEGTRFTCAISNPWLPDKSSSTVTFINE; this comes from the coding sequence ATGAGACTACTTCTGATTTTCTACCTATTGTTGCAGTTCCAAAACACAAGAATGGAAACATTAAAGGATTTGATTATTGTTAGGCATGAATCAGTTGTCGGAGTGAAAGAAGGTCATCGATTTACAGCATTCTGCAGACTGAGCAACATTGTATCTGAATCAGGTACCTTTGATATTGAATGGGAACGAACCACAAATGGCCATACTTTGGAGAGAGTACTCCATCACTCACTCACACCTAATGAAGAAGTAGTCCAATATCTGTCTGAAAAGGTCAAAACAAGAGTGCGTGAAAGCTACCTCAATGCAAGTTTTTCCATCTTGCGCCTTAACCCAACATTACTTGAAGATAGTGGAAAATATTTTTGCTCTGTCAATGGTCTCAAAAGTCTCACTATCACTCTCGTTGTCTGCGTACCATTCAAGGATATTTTTGTAGACTATGaaccaaaggaagtagtggaaggAAGTAAAGTGTCAATAAACTGTGCTGCCAAGAAAGGCTTTCCCGAGCCCTTGGTTCAGTGGATTGCTGCAGATGATGACATTACAAAAGAGGCAATCACTGTCATGGAAAAACTACCCGACAAAACATTTGGCATAAAAAGTTCTCTTGTGGTCAATGTTAAGAAGGGAGTAAAGTACATCTGCAGCATTTGGAATAAATACATTGAGAATTTGCTGGTGGACTGGGTATTGCCTTTGCCAGGTGTCACAGTTGCTACACCATATAAAAACATGGTAGGACTAGCTGGAAGTAGTGTTGAGCTGATTTGTGATGTTTCTATTCCAGAGAACGATCCAGTCACCATTGCTAATTTGGGTTTCTACTGGGTCAAAAAGAATTCAAATAGTAAGGAGCATTTGGTATATGCTTTCATAAATGAAGAGGAAGATCTAGCCGGTCAAGATCCAAGATTTGTGGACCGGGCTTTCCTGTACTGGGAAGATTTTTTGAATGGGTCTCCAGACTTGAAGATAAAAGATGTTACAATTGAGGACATGGGAGAATATATTTGTAGGGTTAAAAGAAATGATAAGATAATAGATGAAGATCTTTTGGAACTTCGAGTGGCAACACCCTATAGTGAACCAATAATCACGTATGGACAACATTCATCCAACTTCCGGAACGTGTTCCTCATCTGCACAACTAAAGGAGGATTTCCTCTGGGAAACATCAGTTGGTTAGCAGATAATGGCAAAGACATCACCTCTCGTGCAAAAACAGTCATTACGTTGTCAGATAGATATTTTGATTTCAGAAGTGGCCTGCATGTTTCAGTGGCTGAGGGAACTCGGTTCACCTGTGCCATATCAAATCCTTGGCTGCCAGACAAATCAAGCTCAACAGTAACTTTTATTAATGAATAA